From the Micromonospora sediminicola genome, one window contains:
- the ftsZ gene encoding cell division protein FtsZ: MTPPHNYLAVIKVVGIGGGGVNAVNRMIEVGLKGVEFIAINTDAQALLMSDADVKLDVGRELTRGLGAGANPDVGKNAAEDHRDEIEEVLKGADMVFVTCGEGGGTGTGGAPVVANIARKLGALTIGVVTRPFSFEGKRRQVQAEAGIEELRNQCDTLIVIPNDRLLALGDRNISMMDAFRTADQVLLSGVQGITDLITTPGLINLDFADVKSVMSGAGSALMGIGSARGENRAVEAAEAAISSPLLEQSMDGARGVLLSIAGGSDLGLFEINDAAQLVTDAAHPDANIIFGAVIDDALGDEVRVTVIAAGFDGGAPAYKAVEPPRKSNQNPPAQSNAPVSPPATMPAPQQPSRRVLFDDVDVPDFLKNGS; this comes from the coding sequence ATGACACCTCCGCACAACTACCTGGCGGTCATCAAGGTCGTCGGCATCGGGGGTGGCGGCGTGAACGCCGTCAACCGGATGATCGAGGTTGGGCTCAAGGGCGTCGAGTTCATCGCGATCAACACCGATGCGCAGGCGCTGCTGATGAGCGACGCCGACGTGAAGCTCGACGTGGGCCGGGAGCTGACCCGGGGGCTGGGTGCCGGCGCCAACCCGGACGTCGGCAAGAACGCCGCCGAGGACCACCGGGACGAGATCGAGGAGGTGCTCAAGGGCGCCGACATGGTCTTCGTGACCTGCGGCGAGGGCGGCGGCACCGGCACCGGCGGCGCGCCGGTGGTGGCGAACATCGCCCGCAAGCTCGGCGCGCTCACCATCGGCGTGGTCACCCGGCCGTTCTCGTTCGAGGGCAAGCGCCGCCAGGTGCAGGCCGAGGCGGGGATCGAGGAGCTGCGCAACCAGTGCGACACGCTCATCGTCATCCCGAACGACCGGCTGCTGGCCCTCGGCGACCGCAACATCTCCATGATGGACGCGTTCCGCACCGCGGACCAGGTGCTGCTCTCCGGTGTCCAGGGCATCACCGACCTGATCACCACGCCGGGTCTGATCAACCTGGACTTCGCCGACGTGAAGAGCGTGATGAGCGGCGCCGGCAGCGCGCTCATGGGCATCGGCAGCGCCCGGGGCGAGAACCGCGCCGTGGAGGCGGCCGAGGCGGCCATCTCCAGCCCGCTGCTGGAGCAGAGCATGGACGGCGCGCGGGGCGTGCTGCTCTCCATCGCCGGCGGCTCGGACCTCGGCCTGTTCGAGATCAACGACGCGGCGCAGCTGGTCACCGACGCGGCCCACCCGGACGCGAACATCATCTTCGGCGCGGTCATCGACGACGCGCTCGGCGACGAGGTGCGGGTGACCGTGATCGCGGCCGGCTTCGACGGGGGCGCTCCGGCGTACAAGGCGGTCGAGCCGCCGCGCAAGAGCAACCAGAACCCGCCGGCGCAGTCGAACGCGCCGGTGAGCCCGCCGGCCACCATGCCGGCCCCGCAGCAGCCGTCGCGCCGGGTGCTCTTCGACGATGTCGACGTGCCCGATTTCCTCAAGAACGGGTCCTGA
- a CDS encoding YggS family pyridoxal phosphate-dependent enzyme → MTESPLTVRPERRTELAAGLARVRSRIADACAAAGRSPDSVTLVAVTKTYPAVDVLALAELGVRDVGENRDQEAAPKAAAVAAAGAAPRWHFIGQLQRNKARSVVRYADVVQSVDSVRLAAALGTAATAARDRPLDVLVQVSIDGDAARGGALPGLADPDRGLDPVAAAVAGADGLRLAGLMAVAPLGWEPDRAFARLAEVAARLRGDHPGATVLSAGMSGDLESAVAHGATHVRVGSALLGMRPTLG, encoded by the coding sequence ATGACGGAGTCACCCCTGACGGTGCGGCCGGAGCGTCGCACCGAGCTCGCGGCCGGGCTGGCCCGGGTCCGGTCCCGGATCGCGGACGCCTGCGCGGCGGCCGGCCGGTCCCCGGACTCGGTCACCCTGGTCGCGGTCACCAAGACGTACCCGGCGGTCGACGTGCTCGCGCTGGCCGAGCTGGGGGTGCGCGACGTGGGGGAGAACCGGGACCAGGAGGCGGCGCCGAAGGCGGCGGCGGTGGCCGCCGCCGGGGCCGCGCCGCGCTGGCACTTCATCGGCCAGCTGCAACGCAACAAGGCCCGGTCGGTGGTCCGGTACGCCGACGTGGTCCAGTCGGTCGACAGCGTCCGGCTGGCCGCCGCGCTCGGCACCGCCGCGACCGCCGCCCGGGACCGGCCGTTGGACGTGTTGGTGCAGGTGAGCATCGACGGCGACGCGGCCCGGGGCGGGGCGCTGCCGGGCCTGGCCGACCCCGATCGGGGGCTCGACCCGGTGGCCGCGGCGGTGGCCGGCGCGGACGGGCTGCGGCTGGCCGGTCTGATGGCGGTGGCCCCGCTGGGCTGGGAGCCGGACCGGGCGTTCGCCCGGCTGGCCGAGGTGGCGGCGCGGCTGCGCGGCGACCATCCGGGCGCCACGGTGCTGTCGGCGGGGATGAGCGGCGACCTGGAGAGCGCTGTCGCGCACGGCGCGACACATGTCCGCGTCGGCAGCGCGTTGCTCGGAATGCGCCCCACGCTGGGGTAG